A single region of the Ascaphus truei isolate aAscTru1 chromosome 6, aAscTru1.hap1, whole genome shotgun sequence genome encodes:
- the LOC142496938 gene encoding nicotinamide N-methyltransferase-like, whose amino-acid sequence MECILAKEATYESDFDGRRFLDTYYHGDLATTDQGMIFSLENLHRFFARGCIKGDCMIEIGCGPTIFQVISSCEHFKKIYLTDYSEANLQEVDRWLNDEEDAFDWTPYMKYVCNLEGGRTTPEEKSDKIRKSVTLMRCDVTQANPMQPAVLPLADCVIISECLTSACKTLEDFTAALKNISSLLNPGGYLILSDILGGSYYLVGEANFPVLPLEEKFIKRAMADVGFTIEEFKALYPEQSYMVNTCDCQNIFYLLGRKL is encoded by the exons ATGGAGTGTATTTTGGCTAAAGAGGCCACGTACGAAAGTGATTTTGATGGCAGACGGTTCCTGGACACTTATTATCATGGAGATTTAGCCACGACAGACCAAGGGATGATCTTTTCACTCGAAAATCTGCATCGATTTTTCGCTAGGG GTTGTATAAAAGGAGACTGTATGATTGAAATTGGCTGCGGACCCACTATTTTTCAAGTGATTTCCTCTTGCGAGCATTTCAAGAAAATCTATCTGACGGATTATTCGGAGGCAAACCTTCAGGAAGTTGACCGGTGGCTAAACGATGAGGAGGATGCTTTCGACTGGACACCATACATGAAATATGTGTGCAATTTGGAAGGGGGCAG AACTACTCCCGAGGAGAAATCGGACAAGATAAGGAAAAGCGTCACACTCATGAGATGTGATGTCACCCAGGCGAACCCAATGCAGCCAGCTGTACTTCCACTGGCAGACTGTGTGATCATATCAGAGTGTCTGACCTCGGCTTGCAAAACCTTGGAAGATTTCACTGCAGCTCTTAAGAACATTTCATCCTTGTTAAATCCAGGCGGGTACCTCATTCTGTCTGATATTTTAGGGGGTTCCTACTACCTCGTGGGGGAAGCCAATTTCCCAGTTTTGCCACTTGAAGAGAAGTTTATCAAGAGAGCAATGGCCGATGTTGGATTTACCATAGAAGAGTTTAAAGCGCTTTATCCAGAGCAGAGTTACATGGTGAACACATGTGACTGCCAAAATATCTTCTACTTACTGGGCCGTAAACTCTGA